From the genome of Verrucomicrobiia bacterium, one region includes:
- a CDS encoding sodium-translocating pyrophosphatase, whose amino-acid sequence MLLSIIGPALGANASEADIHIPDLTAITFDGLGGASGPLLMYLGIGICLIGAIFGLVQYKQTKTLDVHESMAKVSNTIWETCKTYLFTQGKFLAVLWALIAACMIYYFGFLTEHKDAAGQALSTGHVTFNVIVILLASVLGILGSYGVAWFGIRINTTANSRAAFSALKGDPLATLGIPLRSGMSVGLLLVAVELFFMISILMFLPRDLVGPCFIGFAIGESLGASVLRICGGIFTKIADIGSDLMKIVFKLPEDDPKNPGVIADCTGDNAGDSVGPTADGFETYGVTGVALIAFLALALAANPVVCGTLIIWLFAMRALMIVTSLVSYFVNEALSRAKYGGKKDFDFEEPLTHLVWITSAVSIGITFIASYFLLAKQTGMGAQLWWVLSIIISCGTVAGALIPEFTKVFVSTTSRHVKEVTNCSKHGGASLNILSGFVAGNMSAFWMGMVIMLLMFVSYYFSQNPAVLELMPEHFRFAAPIFAFGLVAFGFLGMGPVTIAVDSYGPVTDNAQSVYELSQIEGRQNIKAEIKRDFGFDPDFENAKYQLEKGDGAGNTFKATAKPVLIGTAVVGATTMVFGIIILLENLFGNVIAKLSIVNPEIILGLIAGGAVIYWFTGASTQAVVTGAYRAVVYIKENMKLDAATASDKDSKEVVRICTEYAQKGMWNIFIVVFCFALALPFFNAYFFIGYLIGIAFFGLFQAIFMANAGGAWDNAKKIVEVDLRQKGTDLHAATVVGDTVGDPFKDTSSVAMNPVIKFTTLFGLLAVEIAVTMTNQSAKTAIGAFFFIVALIFVYRSFYAMRIPENK is encoded by the coding sequence ATGCTCCTTTCAATCATCGGACCGGCACTGGGCGCAAACGCCAGTGAAGCAGACATACACATTCCCGATCTGACCGCGATCACCTTTGACGGACTCGGCGGAGCGAGCGGCCCGCTGTTGATGTATCTCGGCATCGGCATCTGTCTTATCGGGGCGATTTTTGGCCTCGTGCAGTACAAACAGACCAAGACGCTGGATGTGCATGAAAGCATGGCGAAGGTGTCGAACACCATTTGGGAGACCTGTAAAACGTATTTGTTCACGCAGGGTAAATTTCTCGCGGTGCTCTGGGCGCTGATCGCCGCCTGCATGATTTACTATTTCGGCTTTCTCACCGAACACAAGGACGCGGCGGGCCAGGCGTTAAGCACCGGTCACGTGACGTTTAATGTCATCGTCATTCTGTTGGCGTCCGTTCTGGGAATTCTGGGCAGTTACGGCGTGGCGTGGTTCGGCATCCGCATCAATACCACGGCCAATTCGCGCGCGGCCTTTTCGGCGCTCAAAGGTGATCCGCTTGCCACCCTGGGCATTCCCTTGCGCTCCGGCATGAGCGTCGGCCTGCTCCTCGTGGCGGTGGAATTATTCTTCATGATCTCCATTCTGATGTTCCTGCCGCGCGATCTGGTCGGGCCGTGCTTCATCGGTTTTGCCATTGGCGAATCGCTCGGCGCCTCGGTGCTGCGCATCTGCGGCGGCATTTTCACCAAGATCGCCGACATTGGTTCTGACCTGATGAAGATTGTCTTCAAACTCCCCGAGGACGATCCGAAGAATCCGGGAGTCATCGCCGACTGCACCGGCGATAACGCGGGTGACTCGGTCGGGCCGACCGCCGACGGTTTTGAAACCTACGGGGTGACCGGGGTGGCGTTGATTGCGTTTCTGGCTTTGGCGCTGGCCGCCAATCCGGTGGTTTGCGGCACCTTGATCATCTGGCTCTTCGCCATGCGCGCCTTGATGATTGTAACCTCGCTCGTTTCCTATTTTGTCAATGAAGCGTTAAGCCGCGCCAAATATGGCGGCAAGAAGGATTTCGATTTCGAGGAACCGCTCACCCATCTGGTCTGGATTACCTCCGCGGTTTCGATCGGCATCACGTTTATCGCCAGCTATTTTCTGCTGGCCAAACAAACCGGGATGGGGGCGCAGCTCTGGTGGGTGCTGTCCATCATCATCAGTTGCGGCACGGTGGCGGGCGCGTTGATTCCCGAGTTCACCAAGGTGTTTGTGAGCACGACTTCGCGACACGTCAAGGAAGTGACGAACTGCTCCAAACATGGTGGCGCGTCCTTGAACATTCTATCGGGCTTTGTGGCGGGTAATATGTCCGCCTTCTGGATGGGCATGGTCATCATGCTGCTGATGTTTGTCTCGTATTACTTCTCGCAGAACCCCGCCGTGCTCGAGTTGATGCCCGAGCATTTCCGTTTCGCCGCTCCGATCTTCGCGTTCGGTTTGGTCGCGTTCGGCTTCCTCGGTATGGGCCCGGTGACGATTGCCGTGGATAGCTACGGACCGGTCACGGACAACGCGCAATCGGTTTACGAACTCAGCCAGATCGAAGGCCGCCAAAACATCAAAGCCGAAATCAAGCGCGACTTCGGCTTCGATCCGGATTTCGAGAACGCCAAATACCAACTCGAAAAAGGCGACGGCGCCGGCAACACGTTCAAGGCCACGGCGAAACCGGTGCTCATCGGCACGGCGGTCGTCGGCGCGACCACAATGGTGTTCGGCATCATCATCCTTCTGGAAAATCTGTTCGGCAACGTGATTGCCAAGCTTTCCATCGTGAACCCGGAAATCATTCTCGGCCTCATTGCGGGAGGCGCGGTGATCTACTGGTTCACCGGCGCCAGCACGCAGGCCGTCGTCACTGGCGCGTATCGCGCGGTGGTTTACATCAAGGAAAACATGAAGCTGGATGCCGCCACCGCGAGCGACAAAGACAGCAAGGAAGTGGTCCGCATCTGCACCGAGTACGCGCAAAAAGGCATGTGGAACATCTTCATCGTCGTGTTCTGCTTTGCGCTCGCGTTACCGTTCTTTAATGCCTACTTCTTCATTGGCTACCTGATCGGCATCGCGTTCTTCGGTTTATTCCAAGCCATCTTCATGGCCAACGCCGGCGGCGCGTGGGACAACGCCAAGAAGATCGTTGAAGTGGACTTGCGCCAGAAAGGAACAGACCTCCACGCCGCCACCGTCGTGGGCGACACCGTGGGGGACCCGTTCAAAGACACGTCCTCCGTGGCGATGAATCCGGTGATCAAATTCACCACGCTGTTCGGTCTGCTCGCGGTGGAAATCGCCGTGACCATGACGAATCAAAGCGCGAAGACCGCCATCGGCGCGTTCTTCTTCATCGTGGCGTTGATCTTTGTCTATCGCTCATTCTACGCGATGCGGATTCCGGAAAATAAATAA